The sequence below is a genomic window from Spirochaetota bacterium.
ATATGCCGCCCCGCAGTGTCCGTGGGACCCGCGGAGCGGTTAAGCGATGTCCTTAAGCGTCTTATCAAGGCGCATCAGCACATCGCCCTCGTGCGTTCGCCCGATGGCGCTCCCCTCGGGATGATATCGCTTGAGAACATACTCGAATCCATTGTCGGTGACATTCAGGATGAATACGATATGCTCCCCGAATTCTTCTATACGATAACGCCCACACGCTGGCTCGCCGGGGGCGGTGTGCAGCTTGCCGCGCTCAAGAAAGTATTCAGGGAGCTGCCCGATGAACAGAAGACGCTTGCATCATGGATCGCCGAGATAGCGAAGGGCACGCCGAAGGTGGAGCAATGCCTCATGTATAACGGGCTTACCTTCTTTGTGCGCAAGATGAGCCGATCGCAGGTCAATGAAGCGATCATAGAACGCGCGGGGCCGGCGAGGGAAATAAGACCGAAAATGCCGTCGTATGCGGCAGCGCGTACGGGATCGAAGAAGTAACGGCGTGGCGGCCGCTCCCACGCGAAGCCCACACCCTTGAAAGTTCCCCCGTTCCGTTATATCATCCCAGCATCATTGACGTTCGGAGTGTAATCATGTGTAAATTGATCCCCCCCTCGCTCTTCTTCGGAGGCCTTCTTATCCTCGCCGGTATACTCTTCATCGTGAAGAACTATGTGTCGTTCCGCATACCGGTGTTCAGCATCCTCTTCGCGCTATTCCTCATCTGGCTCGGCATATGTCTGCTCGTACGCTCGCCCGAGTCTGCGCGCATCGCTGCCGGCGGTGAGCGGTCCTCGATATCGTTCCGCGACGAGCGGCTTTCGTTCGACGGCAGGGAGATAAAGAACGGTTCGTATGAGGTCGCCTTCGGCCAGTACATCGTCGATATGAAAGGGTCGAAAGTTGCGAAAGCGGGCGCCACGATAAGGTTTTCTGCAACGTTCGGTAACATGGAAGTTAAGCTTGCCAAGGATATGCCGGTCAGGATAACCGGTTCGGTCACCTTCGGGAATATCGTAGCGGTGGATAAACAATCGTCCGGGATAGACGGTAAGTTCGTGTACGAATCACCGAGCTACAAGGGATCGTCGGCCAGGCTTGATATCATCGCGGATTGCACGTTCGGCAATCTGCGCATTGAATAACGAAGAACGCTATTTTCTGAACAAACGCCCTATCGCGGCAAGTATCCCTTCCTTCGCGTGTTTCGTTTTTTCTGCGGCGTGTTCTGCGGATGAGCGAAAGACGGCGCTTGCTGCGCGTGCGGTGCCGGCAACGTTCTCTACCGTTCCGCGCACCGCGTCGATGCTCGTTTTCAGTCCGGCTGCCTCTTCGCGCACCATTGCAGAGACCGCGGCGGCATTCTTTGCGACGGATTCAGCGGACGCAAGGATCGACTGTATCTTCTTTCGCGTGCTGAAAAATGCCGTGAGCACGACGATGATGAGCACCAGGAGGAACAGCACCAGAAGCGATGCCATCGCCGCGCTGGAAACGGCTATGACGGTGAGCTGCGTGATATAGGCGGGTATCTCGTTGGTGATGCCGTTCGTCATGCACCGGCACCTTCGGCATCATCGGTCTTGTTCTTGCGGGCGAATTTTTCCTCGACGGCATGTTTCCCCTTCTCGTAGAATTCATGCGCCTTGTGCTGCACGGCTTCCTTCCCTTCCTGATACATATGCGATACCTTCTCTTTACCGCGTTCATAGAGCTCATGCGCCTTCTCCTTGCCTTCGGCGTACAGGTGCTCAGCGCCTTCACGGCCGCGGTCATAGAGCTCTTCCGCGCGTCGGCGCAATTCCTCGCGCGTCTCACGCCCGGACTTCGGTGCGAAAAGGATGGCAAGCGTCGCGCCGACGACGACCCCTGCGACAAATGAGAAAAATCCATGATCCGAATGTTCGCTCATACCGTGCTCCCTCGGCGCTCAGCGCCGTTCGATGATTACTGATGAAATACTATCCAATAGCGCGGATTTGTCAACCATTGCACAGGCGTAGCGCTGGCATTGCACAGGTCCCAAATCCTCACATAAGGGAAAAGAGAAACCACTGAGGTCACGGAGAAAATACCGGAGGAAGAACGATGAAAATGAACAATTTCAATCATAAGGTGAAACCTGCTCTGAATTGTTTTTTTTTGTTCTCCTCTTCATTCTCTGTGCCCTCAGTGGTTTTGTTTTCTTACGTGATATATCGAGCAGGTGCACAGGGTCACGGCTATTCGTCCCTGAGTCCCGCAAGCACATCGTCCTTCATGAAGCGTGATGCCGCTAGAGCTATGGAGCACATCCCCGTGAGCGCAGTAATGAAGATGAATGCGATGATGGGAATGACAGGTATTTCCTTCGATGCGAGGGACGGCAGCACGGCGATGACGGCGGGGATGGACCCCGCGGCAAGTCCGAGAACGAGCAAAAATGAATATTCGGCGATGAGGAGCGATATGATGGTGCGCGGCGGGCATCCATTGGCACGCATGACAGCGAGCTCGCCGCGGCGTTCGGCAAGCGCACGCGCTATGAGTGCCGCAAAGGCTGCCGTGCCGAGCACGAGACCGAAACCGCCGAGCGCGAGGAAGAGCGAGAGATACGCATGTTCGACGGCGGCAAAATATCTGAGGCGATCGATGGCCGGCATGACATCAGCGCCGAGGTCGCGGAGGGAATTCGCAATGACGCGGGCGGTCTCGGCGCGTGTGCCGACAGGAGCGTCGACGAGGAACATGCGCCGTGAGGCGGAAGGAAAATGGCGTGCAAGGGGGCGAGCATCAACGATGATATTGCCCTGGAGTATCGAGTTCGCAATGACACCGACTATCCGTACGCGCACGCTTCTCCCGCGATCATCGATGTAGGGTATCTCATCGCCGAGCTTTTTCTGTATACCCCAGGTAAGCGTCGTTTCATCGGCTATGCCGGGTATCACATCGGCTTCCGCGTAAGCGAGCGTATGCCAGGGATGCATGCCGTTCGTGCGTCCGCTGACGATACGGATGAATCGGAAAGCATTGCGCTCTGCGAATTCATCCGGGATAACTCCGATAAGACGCGGGCGTTTTACGCGATTGATGTTCCGGCAGCTTGCATCATCCCCTGCGGTGACCGAGAGCGCCACGAAGCGCACATTGCTCATGGATGGATCATCGAGGGCGAGCTTTGCGCGTACCGACGGTGCATTGAGATCGTCCCCGGATGCGGCCGCT
It includes:
- a CDS encoding LiaF domain-containing protein, encoding MCKLIPPSLFFGGLLILAGILFIVKNYVSFRIPVFSILFALFLIWLGICLLVRSPESARIAAGGERSSISFRDERLSFDGREIKNGSYEVAFGQYIVDMKGSKVAKAGATIRFSATFGNMEVKLAKDMPVRITGSVTFGNIVAVDKQSSGIDGKFVYESPSYKGSSARLDIIADCTFGNLRIE
- a CDS encoding YtxH domain-containing protein, whose amino-acid sequence is MSEHSDHGFFSFVAGVVVGATLAILFAPKSGRETREELRRRAEELYDRGREGAEHLYAEGKEKAHELYERGKEKVSHMYQEGKEAVQHKAHEFYEKGKHAVEEKFARKNKTDDAEGAGA